CGGGGGTTCCATCGCGCAGTTGACAGCGAGTCGCGTTTCTTCGAAACGGGAACGCCGGATCCGGCTTTTCCAGGCCGACACCTACGTTTCGGTGGACTACGACGCGCGCAGTGTCAGGATCGTCCGGCGGCGCAGGACCGGGGACGGTTTCGTGATCGAGAGCGAGGAGAGCGGGTTCGGAGAAGCGGACACGCTACGGTCCGAAATCGAGAGCTTCGTCCGGGCGGTTCGGGAGCGGACGGAGCCGGTGATCGGCGGGGAGGCCGGGCTCAGAGCGTTGGCCCTGGCGGAGAGGATCAACGCATGCATGGAGACGGCTTGACCGGCGACGTTCTCGTGGTGGCCGGGGAAAGCTCGGGAGACCTGCACGCCGGGGCGCTCGTCCGCGAGCTGCGTCGTCTGGCGCCCGGGCTCCGGGTGGTCGCCATGGGCGGTCCCCGCTTGCGGGAGGCGGGTGCGGAGATTCTGCTCGAGATGGCCGAAGTCCAGACGATGGGGACGACCGAGGCGCTGCGCGCCCTGGGGAGGCTCCGCAACGCGTATCGGTTTCTCCGCGGGTTCCTCGAGTCGAGACGCCCGCGCCTCGTGATTCTCGTCGACTTCCCCGAGTTCAACCTGCGACTGGCCGCCCGGGCGAAACGGGCCGGGGTGCACGTTTTCTACTTCGTGGGGCCGCAGGTCTGGGCCTGGCGCCGCGGGCGTGTGCGCAAGGTGGTGCGGTACGTGGACAGGCTCGCCGTCGTCTTCCCGTTCGAGCCCTCGTTCTACAACGGGCGGAGGGAGATCGCGACCTTCGTGGGCCATCCCTTGCTCGACCTGGCGAGGCCGACCCGTCCTCCCGACGCGACGCGGCGACTCTACGGGCTTTCCCCGGGAAAACCGCTGCTCGCGATCCTTCCCGGGAGCCGGGAAGGGGAGATCCGCGCCCACCTCCCGCCGATGCTCGAAGCGGCGCGAAGGCTCTCCGCGGGCGGGTGGGAGGCCGTGGTGGCGTTCGCGCCCTGGGTGGGCCGCGAGCGCGCGGTGCGGTGGAGCGGCGGTTGCGCCGCGGCTTGCGGCGACACGTTCGACGTCCTCTGTGCGGCGCAGGGAGCGCTCGTGGCTTCGGGGACGGCCACCCTGGAAGCGGCGCTCGCGAGGGTGCCCGCGGTCGTCGTCTACCGCGCGAACCTGCTCACCTACGCCCTCGGCCGATTGCTCGTCCGGGTTCCCTATCTCGCGATGCCGAATCTTCTGCTCGGCCGAGAGCTCTACCCCGAACTCCTGCAGTCCCGGGTCACGGCCGAGAACATGATCCGGGCGCTCGAGGACGTCGTGGCCCGCAGGGCCGAGCTCGAGGGGGGCTTCGACGAGGTGCGGGGGCGGCTCGGGCGGCCGGGTGCCGCAAGGCGCGCCGCGGAGCTCGCCCTCGATCTTCTGCGTCGTGGAGGGACGGCGTGAGCACCACGAGACGGGTCTACCCGAGGATGCTCCGTTTTTTGCGCCCGTACTTCTGGCCCCACTTCGCGGGCGCGATGGCCTGTATGGTGCTCTTCAGCGGCACGAACGGCGTCATGCCGTTCTTGGTCCGCAGCGTGTTCGACGAGGTGTTCGCCGCCCGCGACCCTCGCGCGCTCCTCTGGGTGCCGCTGGCGATCGTCGGGACCTTCGCCGTCCGGGCGCTTCTCGGGTTCGGCGCCGTGTTCCTGACCGAGTACGTGGGGCACCGGGTCGTCGCCGACCTCCGGAGAGCCGTCCACGACCACTTGCAGGCCCTGCCGGTCGAGTTTTTCCGCCGGACTCCCACGGGGACGATCCTCTCCCGGGTCACGGGCGACGTGCAGCTCGTGCGCTCGGCCGTGACCGAAGCCTTCGCCGCGCTGCTCAAGGACACGACCTCGCTGGCCGTTCTGGTCGGCGTCGCCTTCTTTCTCGACCCGCTTCTGGCCACCGTGGCTCTGGTCGTCTTTCCGATCTCGGTCGGCCCCGTGGTCCGGCTCTCCCGCAAGGTGCGCGGCGCCACGACACTCGGGCAGGAGACGATGGCGCAGATGAACGTGCTCCTGCAGGAGACCTCGCAGGGGAACCGGGTCGTCAAGGCGTTCGGGATGGAGAACTACGAGCGCGAGCGTTTCGGACGCGAGAACGAGCGGCTGTTTTCGCTTTCGCTCAAGGCTTCCCGCATCAAGGCGGCCACGAACCCGATCATGGAAATGCTCGCGGCCCTCGGGATGGCCGGCGTCGTGCTGTACGGCGGTTGGGGCGTGCTCGGCGGCGGAAGGACGCAGGGCGAGTTCATGGCCTTTCTGACCGCGCTGCTTCTCGTCTACGAACCCTTCAAGGGCCTCGCCCGCGCCAACAACGTGGTGCAGCAGGGAGTCGGGGCGGCGAGCCGCGTCTTCGAGATCCTCGACGCCGTCCCCGAAGCGGTGCAGAAAGGGGGACACGTCCCCTTCCCGGGGCTCCGGGAGGAAATCCGCTTCGAGGGCGTGGTCTTCCGCTACGACCGGGACCCGGTGCTGCGGGGGCTTTCCCTTTCGATCCGCAAGGGCGAGGTGGTGGCGCTCGTGGGGCCGAGCGGAGCGGGCAAGAGCACGATCGTCGACCTCCTGGCTCGTTTCTACGACGTCGAGGAGGGCAGGATCCTCGTGGACGGCCGGGACATCCGCGAATTCGAGGTCTCGAGTCTCCGCCGCCACATCGGGCTCGTCACCCAGCAGACGTTTCTCTTCAACGATACGATCCGCGCGAACATCGCGTACGGTGCTCCTTCCCGGCCGTTCGAGGACGTCGTCGAGGCCGCCAAGGCAGCCTACGCTCACGACTTCATCGTCCGCCTTCCCGAGGGGTACGACACGGTCGTGGGGGAGCTCGGGCTCTCGCTCTCGGGTGGCGAGCGGCAACGCATCGCGATCGCGAGGGCCCTGCTGAAGGACCCTTCCATTCTGCTGCTGGACGAAGCCACCTCCGCCCTCGACCGGGAGTCGGAGCTCCTGGTGCAGGCCGCCCTCGAGCGCCTGATGGAAGGGCGCACCACGGTGGTGGTCGCGCACCGTCTCTCCACGATCCGGCGCGCCGACCGCATCGTGGTCGTGCGGGACGGGAGGGTGGCGGAGGAGGGAAAACACGAAGAACTGCTCGAGCGCAACGCCGAGTATCGTCGGCTGTACGATTTGCAGTTCGTGGATGTTCCGGCGCCGGAAAAGACCCTCCACTGAGAGGCGCGCCCCGTTGTGGCTCGCCGTCGCCCCGCGGCTTCTCGCGGGGACGCTTCGCGTGCTCGCGAGGACGCTGCGGGTGGAGTTCCTGGACCGTGCCGGACTCCGGGAGAGGTGGAGATCGGGGGAGCGGTTTCTCTTCGTCTTCTGGCACGACCGTGTCCTCCTCCTTCCCTCGCAGTACCGCGGACCCGGGCTTTCCATCCTCAACAGCGCGCACAGGGACGGCGAGCTGGCGACCCGAGTGCTCCAGCGCTGGGGCATCCGGTCCGTGCGGGGCTCGTCGACGCGCGGGGGGACGAGCGGGTTCCTCGGCATGCTGGGCGAGCTCCGGGAAGGAAGGGACCTGGCGCTCGTTCCCGACGGTCCTCGTGGCCCGCGCCGTCGTGCGAAACGTGGTGCCGTGGAGCTGGCTCGTCTCGGAGGCGTGCCCCTCGTTCCCGTGACGTTCGCCTCCCGCTGGCGCGTCGAGCTCCCCACCTGGGACCGGCTGGTCCTGCCGCTGCCTTTCTCCCGCGCCGTGGTGCTCGTGGGTGAACCCATGGAGGTCCCCCGGGAAGCGAGGAAAGAAGAGTGCGAGCGGTTTCGACACGAACTCGAGCAACGGCTCGAAGAACTCACGAGAGAAGCGGAGGCGAGAGTTGGGCGCGAGCTCTGAGTGGAAAGCGCGCTTTCTTTCGGGTCTCTACACGGCGGCGCTGGGCGCGGCGGGTACGCTGGCCGCTCCGTGGCTCCCGCTCGTTTCCCGGACCCGGAAGGGCCGAAGCTGGTGGCTTCGCTTCGGACAACTCCCCGAGGAGCTCCGCCGCCGGAGGGTACCCGGGCTTCTCTGGATCCACGCCGCCTCGGTAGGCGAGGTGCGTTCGGCTGCGCGTCTGGTCGAGCTCTGGCGGGAGCGACGGGGGTTTTCTTCGGTCGTCGTGAGCGCGACGAGCGAAGCCGGAGTGGAAACGGCCCGCCGCGAGCTCGGAGTGGGGGCGTTCTATCTCCCGTTCGACCTCCCCTGGACCTGGAAAAAATGCTTCGAGGTCCTCGAGCCCGTGGCGCTCGCGATCCTCGAGACGGAAATCTGGCCCAACCTTCTCCGGGCGGCCGCGGAGCGAGGGGTGCCGGTCGTCTGGGTGGGAGCGCGGCTGCGCGACGAAAGGCCGTACCGCCTTTTCCGCCCGCTCCTCGCCTCTCGCTTTGCGTGCGTGCGCTTCGTGCTGGCCCGCGCCCCCGAGGACGCCCGGCGTTTCGCGCGCCTCGGCGTGGCGGCCGACCGAATCCGAGTCGGCGGGGATCTCAAGCTCTCGCGGCTGTTTTCCGAGAAGGCCTTCCCGCCCCCCTTCGACGCCCGAAATCGGCCTCTTCTGGTCGGCGCGAGCACCCACGCCCCGGAAGAGGCCGTTCTCCTCGAGGCTGCACGGACGGTCCGCCGTCGCTTTCCCCGTGCTCTTCTCCTTCTCGCTCCGAGGCGTCCCGAGCGCTTCGGAGAAGTGGCGAGACTCCTCGACGCCGCTCCGGTTCCGTGGTGTCTTCGCTCCCGCATGGGCGGGTGTCCGCCGGAGGAAGCGGAGGTCGTGCTCTGGGATTCGGTCGGAGATCTCGCGAGGGTGTTTCCGATGGCTTCGGCGTCCTTCGTCGGTGGTACGCTGGCTCCGCTGGGGGGGCACAACCTGCTCGAGCCGGTTCTCGGCGGCTCTCCGGTGTGTTTCGGCCCTGCGACCTGGAACGTGCGCGAATTCGAGAGTCTTCTTCTTCGCACGGGTGCCGGCCGCCGGGTGGAGAACGCGAGAGAACTCGGCCGGGCGTGGCTCGAGATGCTGGAAAGTTCCGGAGCATGGAGGGAACGCGTGCGCAGCGCCGCCGAGGAAGTTCGTTCGGGCCCCGACCCGGCTCGGCTGGCCTTCGACGTTCTCCTGCGCGTGGCGGAGGAGGGCACGGCGTGACCGCACGGGTGCGCCGCTGGGTCGAAGGCTCGCTCTGGCCCCGGCGGGGATTTTCCGGGTACGCCGGGGCCGTGCTCCTCTGGCCACTCTCGGCGGTCTGGGGGACGCTCGTCGTCGCGCGTCGAGCCGCCTACCGGCTCGGGGTCCTTCCGAGCCGCGAAGCGGGCATACCCGTCGTGAGCGTGGGAAACCTGCGTGTGGGAGGGTCGGGAAAAACCCCTTTCGCACTCTGGCTCGCGCGCAGGCTCGAGCACGCCGGGCTTCCGGCGGCGATCGTCCTCCGGGGTTACAAGGGGCGGTTTTCGGGACCTCTGGTTTGCGGTCGGGCGCGGGAGGCGTTTTTTTCGGCGGAGGAAGTCGGCGACGAGGCCGTGCTCCTCTCCAAGCAGTTCGACGGCCTCGTCGTCGTCTCGAGGCGGCGGCTCGACGGGGTGGAACTGGCACGACGGGAGGGTGCCCGCGTGGCGGTTCTCGACGACGGCTTCCAGCATCTCGCCCTCCGACGGGCCTGCGACCTCGTCCTCGTCGGTCGCGGGGAACGAGGAGTCCTGCCGGCGGGCCCCCTCCGCGAACCGCGCTGGGTGGCGCGCCGGGCCGATGCGCTGGTGGTGGTTCGGCGCGAGGGAGAACCGGACCCCGAGCCGCCGCCGAGGGCCCGAGTCCCCGTGTTCGAAGCGAGCCTCGAGGTGCGCTCGCTCGTGGAGTCCGTCTCCGGGCGTTGGGTCGAACGGCCGGCGGGCTTGCTCGCGGGCCGGAGCGTCGCCACGGTGGGTGCCGTGGCGCGACCGGAGTCGCTCCGCGCCGCTCTCCTGCGGTGGGAGGTGCGCGTCGTCGAGGCACTGGAATGGGAAGACCACCACGCGTACACGGAGGCCGACTGGAGGGAGATTCTCTACCGCTCCCGTGCCGCCGAGTTGATCGTGACGACGGAAAAGGACCTGGCGAAACTCGAGGCGTTTCCGTTTCCGCGCCGGAAGCTCTACGCTCTCCGCGTGCACGTGCACGTACCCAGGGAACGAGAACTACTCGAGTGCGTCTTCCGACGTATCGGTCAGGAGGAGGGAAGAACATGGCGATCCACCCCGAGCTGCTCGAAATCCTAGCCTGCCCGAAGTGCAAGGGGCCCGTGTCGGCGACCCCCGAAGGCGACGGACTGGTCTGCGCGGCGTGTCGCCTGAAGTATCCCGTTCGCGACGACATACCCGTCATGCTCGTCGATGAGGCGCTTCCCCTGGATTGACCCCGCACGGGCCGCGGCCGGGCTTTGCCGGGACTTCCGCGTTCACCGCGAAGGACGCCGGCTCTTCTGGGTTCGCGAGGGCTGGGAATCCTGCCTTCCGGCCTTGAAGGAGGCACTCGACGGGAAGACGCCGCACGGGGCATCGCGGATCGAGGGGGGTAGGGGCGGTGCCTTCCTCTGGTGTCGCACCGACGGGGAAAGCGCGGTGGTGCGGAGGCTTTTGCGCGGCGGGCTCTTCGCTCCGCTTCTCGGGGACCGGCACTTCGGGCCGACGCTTCGCCCGGTGCGGGAGCTTTCCGACCTCGAACGGCTGGCCTCGCTTTCCGTTCCCGTACCCGAGGGGGTGGGGGCAGCGCTCGAGTTCCTCGGAAGGTTCGCCTACCGGGGGGTCGTCGCCACCCGCCGGATTCCCCGCGGGCAGAACCTCCGGGACTTCCTCTGCGCCGAAAGCGACCCGCAGCGCCGCCGAGCAGCGTGCGCCGGAGCGGTCCGGGCGCTCTGCGCGCTCGAGCGTGCCGGTGCGGTTCACCCGGATCTTCATCTCGGCAACTTCGTCGTCGACCCCGAGAAGCCCGAGCGAGTGTGGATCGTCGACTGCGACCGGCTTCGCTGGAGCCGCTTCGGCCGGAGGCGCGTCTGGCGCCGCGTCCGGGATTCGGTCCGCAAGCTCGACCCGCTCGGTCGGAGGGTTTCTCCGGAGTGGTTCGCCCGCGGGGCCGCTTAGGATGCACGTGGTTCACGTGACGCCGGGATGGAAGCTCCCGGTACGGGGTTACGGCGGGAGCGAAAGGGTCGTTTTCTGGCTCGCGAAAGCCCAGGCACGGGCCGGTTTGCGCGTCTCCATCCTGGCAGCGCCCGGCTCGCACTGCCCGGGAGTCCGGGTCGTCCCGGTCCGTGGGGCTCGGGACCTTGCGGGCCGCCTGCCTCCGGACGCCGATGTCTTCCATCTCCACGGAGTCGGGGAGGTCCGCTCGGCGGTACCGTTCCTCGTGACCGTGCAGGGCAACTCTCCCGAGGAGCTGGCCTACCGGCCCGAGAAGGTCTACGTGAGCCGGGATCACGCGCGGCGGGCGGGAGCCGTGGCGTTCGTCTACAACGGGGTCGACCCGGAAGAGTACGTCTACTGCGAGAAAAAAGGCGACTATTTTCTCTTCCTGGCCCGTGCGAGCCGCCCCGTGAAAGGTCTCGACACGGCGCTGCGTCTCGCGCGCCGGGCGGGGATTCGTCTCGTGGTGGCGGGGGGGACGCGCTGGGCTCTCCGGCGCACGGGCGGCTGGCTCGACAGCTTGCGCGCCCGGGTCCATTTCTGCGGCACGGTCGACGGCCTCCGGAAGGCGCGGCTTCTGGCCGAGGCGCGCGCTCTCCTTTTCCCCATCCGGTGGCCCGAGCCCTTCGGAATCGTGGTGGCCGAAGCGCTCGTGAGCGGCACGCCGGTCGTCACGGTGCCGCTCGGCGCCATGCCCGAGATCGTCGCGCCGGACGTCGGCTTTCTCTGCGAGTCCGAAGACGAGATGCTCGAAGCGATCCGGCGCGTCGACGAGGTTTCCCCCGCTGCCTGCCGCCGCCGAGCGCTCTCGCTTTTCACGTCGGAGCTGTCCGCGGAAAAGTACCGGCGTTACTACGAACGCCTGCTGGCGACCGGGACACTCGATGGGGCGGAAGGTTCCTGAAAGGGTTCTTTTCGTCCTCCTCGGCGCGATCGGCGACGTCGTCCGTGCGCTGCCGCTTCTCTGCAGGTTGCGCCGCCACTGGGCGGAAACGCGCTTTTACTGGGCTGCGGAGCCCGCGGCGGCGGAGCTCCTCGAGCAGCACCCCGCTCTCTCGGGT
The sequence above is a segment of the Candidatus Binatia bacterium genome. Coding sequences within it:
- the waaA gene encoding 3-deoxy-D-manno-octulosonic acid transferase — translated: MGASSEWKARFLSGLYTAALGAAGTLAAPWLPLVSRTRKGRSWWLRFGQLPEELRRRRVPGLLWIHAASVGEVRSAARLVELWRERRGFSSVVVSATSEAGVETARRELGVGAFYLPFDLPWTWKKCFEVLEPVALAILETEIWPNLLRAAAERGVPVVWVGARLRDERPYRLFRPLLASRFACVRFVLARAPEDARRFARLGVAADRIRVGGDLKLSRLFSEKAFPPPFDARNRPLLVGASTHAPEEAVLLEAARTVRRRFPRALLLLAPRRPERFGEVARLLDAAPVPWCLRSRMGGCPPEEAEVVLWDSVGDLARVFPMASASFVGGTLAPLGGHNLLEPVLGGSPVCFGPATWNVREFESLLLRTGAGRRVENARELGRAWLEMLESSGAWRERVRSAAEEVRSGPDPARLAFDVLLRVAEEGTA
- the lpxK gene encoding tetraacyldisaccharide 4'-kinase, yielding MTARVRRWVEGSLWPRRGFSGYAGAVLLWPLSAVWGTLVVARRAAYRLGVLPSREAGIPVVSVGNLRVGGSGKTPFALWLARRLEHAGLPAAIVLRGYKGRFSGPLVCGRAREAFFSAEEVGDEAVLLSKQFDGLVVVSRRRLDGVELARREGARVAVLDDGFQHLALRRACDLVLVGRGERGVLPAGPLREPRWVARRADALVVVRREGEPDPEPPPRARVPVFEASLEVRSLVESVSGRWVERPAGLLAGRSVATVGAVARPESLRAALLRWEVRVVEALEWEDHHAYTEADWREILYRSRAAELIVTTEKDLAKLEAFPFPRRKLYALRVHVHVPRERELLECVFRRIGQEEGRTWRSTPSCSKS
- a CDS encoding lipid-A-disaccharide synthase translates to MHGDGLTGDVLVVAGESSGDLHAGALVRELRRLAPGLRVVAMGGPRLREAGAEILLEMAEVQTMGTTEALRALGRLRNAYRFLRGFLESRRPRLVILVDFPEFNLRLAARAKRAGVHVFYFVGPQVWAWRRGRVRKVVRYVDRLAVVFPFEPSFYNGRREIATFVGHPLLDLARPTRPPDATRRLYGLSPGKPLLAILPGSREGEIRAHLPPMLEAARRLSAGGWEAVVAFAPWVGRERAVRWSGGCAAACGDTFDVLCAAQGALVASGTATLEAALARVPAVVVYRANLLTYALGRLLVRVPYLAMPNLLLGRELYPELLQSRVTAENMIRALEDVVARRAELEGGFDEVRGRLGRPGAARRAAELALDLLRRGGTA
- a CDS encoding ABC transporter ATP-binding protein, coding for MSTTRRVYPRMLRFLRPYFWPHFAGAMACMVLFSGTNGVMPFLVRSVFDEVFAARDPRALLWVPLAIVGTFAVRALLGFGAVFLTEYVGHRVVADLRRAVHDHLQALPVEFFRRTPTGTILSRVTGDVQLVRSAVTEAFAALLKDTTSLAVLVGVAFFLDPLLATVALVVFPISVGPVVRLSRKVRGATTLGQETMAQMNVLLQETSQGNRVVKAFGMENYERERFGRENERLFSLSLKASRIKAATNPIMEMLAALGMAGVVLYGGWGVLGGGRTQGEFMAFLTALLLVYEPFKGLARANNVVQQGVGAASRVFEILDAVPEAVQKGGHVPFPGLREEIRFEGVVFRYDRDPVLRGLSLSIRKGEVVALVGPSGAGKSTIVDLLARFYDVEEGRILVDGRDIREFEVSSLRRHIGLVTQQTFLFNDTIRANIAYGAPSRPFEDVVEAAKAAYAHDFIVRLPEGYDTVVGELGLSLSGGERQRIAIARALLKDPSILLLDEATSALDRESELLVQAALERLMEGRTTVVVAHRLSTIRRADRIVVVRDGRVAEEGKHEELLERNAEYRRLYDLQFVDVPAPEKTLH
- a CDS encoding glycosyl transferase, whose product is MHVVHVTPGWKLPVRGYGGSERVVFWLAKAQARAGLRVSILAAPGSHCPGVRVVPVRGARDLAGRLPPDADVFHLHGVGEVRSAVPFLVTVQGNSPEELAYRPEKVYVSRDHARRAGAVAFVYNGVDPEEYVYCEKKGDYFLFLARASRPVKGLDTALRLARRAGIRLVVAGGTRWALRRTGGWLDSLRARVHFCGTVDGLRKARLLAEARALLFPIRWPEPFGIVVAEALVSGTPVVTVPLGAMPEIVAPDVGFLCESEDEMLEAIRRVDEVSPAACRRRALSLFTSELSAEKYRRYYERLLATGTLDGAEGS